From the genome of Motacilla alba alba isolate MOTALB_02 chromosome 13, Motacilla_alba_V1.0_pri, whole genome shotgun sequence, one region includes:
- the LOC119706482 gene encoding double-headed protease inhibitor, submandibular gland-like → MKMANCAALLGLVLLGCLSDLAVAQRRANCGAYLTTGKTMNVVCPRTYDPVCGTNGRTYPNECSLCRDFFRNRALDKKHDGRCVRVDCTGFLKPGSGFNIPCTMEYSPICGTNGITYRNKCQFCTAVASGLDVNLQSYGQCFQQQNVNIDCSAFQQKGGSLVCTSEYTPICGSDGRTYSNKCQFCSAVSRSLGSLFARHQGEC, encoded by the exons ATGAAGATGGCCAACTGCGCTGCCCTTCTGGGGCTGGTCCTTCTTGGCTGCCTTTCTG ATCTTGCTGTTGCTCAAAGACGG GCCAACTGCGGCGCCTACCTGACGACCGGAAAAACCATGAACGTCGTCTGTCCCCGCACCTACGACCCCGTGTGTGGCACCAACGGCCGCACCTACCCCAACGAGTGCTCCCTCTGCAGGGACTTCTT CCGCAACCGTGCTCTTGACAAGAAACACGATGGAAGATGCGTTAGG GTCGACTGTACTGGTTTCCTGAAGCCTGGCAGTGGTTTCAACATCCCCTGCACCATGGAGTACTCCCCCATCTGCGGCACCAATGGCATCACCTACAGGAACAAGTGCCAGTTCTGTACTGCTGTGGC GAGCGGCCTGGATGTGAACCTGCAGTCCTACGGACAGTGCTTCCAG CAACAAAATGTCAACATCGACTGCAGCGCTTTCCAGCAGAAGGGCGGCAGCCTGGTCTGCACCTCCGAGTACACCCCCATCTGCGGCTCCGACGGCAGAACCTACTCAAACAAGTGCCAGTTCTGCAGCGCTGTCTC aCGCAGCCTTGGAAGTCTGTTCGCCAGGCACCAGGGCGAATGCTAA
- the LOC119706633 gene encoding ovomucoid-like codes for MTTAGLLVLLSFALCCVPDTAFGIEVDCSTYPNTTNEEGKEVLVCSESVSPICGSDGVTYGNECQLCAYNGEYGTNVSKDHDGECKEVAPVDCSRYPNTTSEEGKVALICSKDISPVCGTDWVTYDNECLLCARSLEAGTSVGKKADGECKKEIVTVDCSDYPKPVCSLDYMPLCGSDNTTYNNKCIFCNAVVDSNGTITLSHFGKC; via the exons ATGACCACGGCAGGGCTTTTGGTGCTCCTCTCCTTCGCGCTTTGCTGCGTCCCAG atacTGCCTTTGGGATTGAG GTGGACTGCAGCACATATCCCAACACCACGAATGAGGAGGGCAAAGAGGTGCTGGTCTGCAGCGAGTCCGTCAGCCCCATCTGTGGCTCCGACGGCGTCACCTACGGCAACGAGTGCCAGCTCTGCGCCTACAACGG agaaTATGGAACCAATGTCAGCAAAGACCACGATGGAGAGTGCAAGGAAGTTGCCCCT GTGGATTGCAGCAGGTACCCCAACACAaccagtgaggaggggaaaGTGGCGCTGATCTGCAGCAAAGACATCAGCCCCGTCTGCGGGACCGACTGGGTCACCTACGACAACGAGTGCCTGCTCTGTGCCCGGAGCCT agaggctggaaCCAGTGTTGGCAAGAAGGCTGATGGTGAATGTAAGAAGGAAATTGTCACA gtTGACTGCAGTGATTACCCCAAACCTGTCTGCTCACTCGACTACATGCCTCTCTGTGGCTCTGACAACACAACATACAACAATAAGTGCATCTTCTGCAACGCAGTCGT GGACAGCAATGGGACTATCACTTTAAGCCATTTTGGAAAATGCTGA
- the LOC119706483 gene encoding serine protease inhibitor Kazal-type 6-like translates to MNMHKHTRPPQWCGHTYKRGCHLRTESRLCFLSKSQALLLTAHPATMKITGVLLLLSLALFCISVPATDALQAAPVYCRNQRTIRNMCTMEYVPHCGSDGVTYPNKCTFCNAFLRSRGALALRSLNAC, encoded by the exons ATGAacatgcacaaacacacacgCCCCCCCCAGTGGTGTGGGCATACATATAAACGTGGTTGCCACCTGAGGACAGAATCCAGGTTGTGTTTCCTGAGCAAAAgccaagctctgctgctcacagctcatCCAGCCACCATGAAGATCACGGgcgtgctgctcctgctctctctggCCCTTTTCTGCATCTCAG ttCCAGCTACTGATGCGCTGCAG GCTGCACCCGTCTACTGCAGGAACCAGAGGACTATCAGGAATATGTGTACCATGGAGTATGTTCCCCACTGTGGGTCTGATGGTGTCACCTACCCCAACAAATGCACGTTCTGCAACGCGTTCCT GAGAAGCCGTGGAGCTCTTGCCTTGAGGTCTCTTAATGCCTGTTAA
- the LOC119706556 gene encoding serine protease inhibitor Kazal-type 6-like has translation MRATGALVLLSLLLLSFFSVPDVAGQEIEEICREFINRSVYCTRESNPHCGTDGVTYGNKCAFCKAVLRSGGKIRLKHLGKC, from the exons ATGAGGGCTACAGGTGCCTTAGTGCttctcagcctgctgctgctctctttcTTCTCGG ttCCAGATGTAGCAGGTCAAGAGATTGAGGAG ATCTGTAGAGAGTTCATAAACAGAAGCGTGTACTGCACGAGGGAGTCCAACCCTCACTGCGGCACGGATGGCGTCACCTATGGGAACAAGTGTGCCTTCTGCAAGGCAGTGCT GAGAAGTGGAGGGAAGATAAGATTGAAGCACCTGGGGAAATGCTGA